DNA from Oscillatoria salina IIICB1:
TAATACCCATCGCTTGTAAACCAGCCGCAAACTGCTCGATTTGCTGAGATAATTCTCTGTAAGTCAGCTTTACTTCCGGTTTCGAGTGAGGATCGTATAAAGCTAATTCATCACCAAAACGTTCGACAACTGAAGCCCAAATTTGGGGGATCGAGTCAATGGTAGAATAATCTACCATCCGACGCAGATTAGCTCGTTCCCGTTCGGTAAAAGAGAAAGCACCAGGAGATACAGGAGTTTGTTTTGACATGATTCCGTCCTTATGTCTTTGCTTTTTAAGATACTCCGGTTTGAGGTCAGAGGAACTTTTTGGGGACAGAATTGTTTGTGTCTATCGCGAAGAAGGTGTCGCGATCGCTAAAATAGATTATTGTTAGTGTCGATTGGTTTAACTCAATTATGCCCAAAGCAATCTGGAATGGTGCTGTCTTAGCAGAAAGCGATAACTGCGAAGTTGTCGAAAGTAATTACTATTTCCCTCCTGACTCAGTTAACCAGGAGTATTTTCAAGCAAGCAATACCCATACTACCTGTCCCTGGAAGGGTGTCGCTAGTTACTATACTATCCAAGTAGACGGCAAAGAAAATAAGGATGCTGCTTGGTATTATCCCCAAGCTAAGGATAAAGCGAAAAATATTGAAGGTTATGTCGCTTTTTGGAAAGGTGTCAAAGTAGAAGCTTAACAGTTAACAGTAATCAGTTATCAGTTACCACGTATCCGCATTTACTAGTTATAGCAATACTTTATAGACAATCAAACAGAAAAAGCTATATATTTGGTGTAGAGATGTTGTATGCAATGTCTCTACGATGTGATTGTTTGCAGGAAATATTTGTGTATTTGATATTAGTTAATTTAGGCTGAATTTCGTCTTCGTTTAACCAAAGGTTTTTCTCTTATTTTAACTGAAACAGTTGAAAAAATTAGTTTTCCAAAGAAGATTTGCTCAATTCAATAAGGTAATTACGCTTGACCAAAAACAAATAACACAAATTTCCTTAGCTATTTTCCACAAAATTACTATGAAATAACTGATAACTGATAACTGATAACTGATAACTGATAACTGAAAAAAACAATCCCTAATCCCCTCCTAATAACCAAACCAAAATCAAGCAGACGAAACCTAAAATAACCCAACGAATGCCTAGCCAAAGCCAATCTAACAAATTAAGGGGAACTAAAGCTAAAATATGGGAAAAAAACCAATTACAAATTAACATAAAAGTAAGTAAGAAAATTAAAGGCATAACAGTTATTGGCTAGAACAAAAACGGAAAAAATGGCGAGAGAATGTGTCAGAAACTAGACTGTCCCTCTTATCTCTATTGAAGTAACTCACTTAAGTTATAACAAAAGTAGAATTCAGATGCGGCTAAATAAACAAATCCGATCTGAACATGAGGAGGTAGAAAAAAAAGATTCTACCCGTGTGAGAGGAGGGTAATAGCCATGCTGAAACTTAATAGTAGTAAAATAATAGCGGCGATCGCCGGATTAATTTGCGTACCCGCAATCGCGCAAGCAGCTAACTTCGACCAGCTTATTTTAGCAGCAAGTTCTGGTAATGATTCGAGAACAGTAACAGGACATACAGGTGGATCTTACCTCTTATCAGCAATAGCCAACCGCGATCGCCACAATAATCCTTGTGTTGGTTTTGCTGCTCCTACACCAGATCATACAATGGTTTTGGAACAAGACTTCTCGACACTAAAACTACAAGTTAACAGTGGGGGAAAAGATACCACTCTAGTTGTCCAAGGTCCAGATAACACAGTGCTTTGTGGAGATGACACTGGTTCCAATAAAGACGCTAGTATCGAAGATACCAACTGGAAAAAAGGAACCTACAAAATT
Protein-coding regions in this window:
- a CDS encoding DUF427 domain-containing protein yields the protein MPKAIWNGAVLAESDNCEVVESNYYFPPDSVNQEYFQASNTHTTCPWKGVASYYTIQVDGKENKDAAWYYPQAKDKAKNIEGYVAFWKGVKVEA